The sequence below is a genomic window from Bacteroidota bacterium.
TCATTATGTGGTTTATAAAAAAGACAATAACCACACTACTTACACTCAGGTCAGGTTACTGCAGCCTGAAGAAAGGGTCATGGAAATTGCCAAAATGTTGAGTGGGGAAAAGATGACAGCAGCTGCTATAGATAATGCAAAGACATTGTTGTCCAGTTCCATTTAATTCTGTAAATTAAATTTAATCTGTTTGAAATTTAAAAAAGAAATTATGTCATACAACTTATTAAAAGGGAAGAAGGGAATAATATTCGGTGCTTTGAATTCAAATTCCATTGCCTGGAAAGTTGCGGAAAGAGCATACGATGAAGGTGCTGAATTTGTCCTTAGCAATGCACCCAGTGCATTGAGAATGGGGGAAATTAAGGAATTGGCTGAAAAATGCCATGCCGAAGTGATTGGCGCTGACGCTACGGATGTAAGGGATATAGAACATCTGTTCAAGAAAACCCGGGAAATATTTGGAGGAAAAATAGATTTTATATTGCATTCAATTGGTATGTCACCTAATGTTCGAAAAGGGATTCCTTACGAAGACATTAATTATCCCAATTTTTTAAAGACTTTGGATATTTCTTCGCTTTCGTTTCACAAAATATTGCAGACTGCCTATCAGACAGATGCCATAAAGGAATGGGGATCGATAGTGGCATTAACTTACGTGGCTGCCCAGCGTACTTTGACCGGATACAACGATATGGCTGATGCCAAATCCCTTTTGGAATCTATTGCCCGCAGTTTCGGATATATATATGGCCGCGAACGTCATGTAAGGATAAATACCATCAGCCAATCGCCTACTCATACCACTGCAGGCAATGGGATCAAAGGATTTGATGCTTTGTATGATTTCTCCGACCGGATGTCTCCATTGGGAAATGCTACAGCTGATGAATGTGCCGATTATTGCGTTACCCTCTTCTCTGATCTGACCCGGAAAGTCACCATGCAAAATTTGTATCATGATGGTGGTTTTTCCAATATGGGCATGAGTTTAAAAGCGATTACACAATATTCTAAAAGTTTTGATTCTGAGCAGAATTTATAACCCTGACCTCATAATACCTATAACTTTTTTTAGAAATTAATAAAAACAATAAACATTAGTGGTTTATTGTTTTTATTTTTAATCCGTTTTTATCTAACGGAAATCATTTCTTTATTATTTTTTTATCTTATGTCACTTTTTATCCTTGTATTATTTTACCTGCTTTCTCCCATTGTCATCCTTATACTTTGTCACCGTTTCCCTTTCGTCAATAAACTGGGCTCAATTGTAATCGCTTATATCATCGGCTTAATCCTGGGCAATATAGGAATATTGCCTGAAGGTAGCGACCAGGTCCAGAATATCCTTTCAATCTTGTCCATCCCGCTTGCCTTACCTTTGCTTTTATTTTCATTGAATATAAAAGGATGGTTTAGAATTGCGGCAAAAGCACTTCTTTCCCTGGTTTTAAGTGAGGTTTCGTTGGTCATAGTGCTGGTTCTGGGTTTTCATTTCTGGGGTAAACACATTGATGAGTCCTGGAAGGTTGCAGGAATGTTGGCAGGTGTATATACTGGCGGTACTTTTAATATGGCTGCTATTGCTTCGGCTTTGCATGTAAAGTCTTCGGCCTATATCATTACCAATACCTGCGACATTATTATGTCATCAGTATATATGCTTTTTCTGATGACCGTTGCACAAAGATTTTTTAATTTGTTCCTTCCCAAATACGTGCCTTACGGTTGTCTTTTTGATGAACACATTAACGGGAATGGCAATGACCCCTATGCCGGGATTTTTACTAAACGATATTTTTTCCCCCTGCTCAAGGCTTTGGGTATAGCCGTATTAATTGCCTCCATTGGCTTTGGACTGACTTTTCTGGTACCTCATTCTTATTCCACGACTGTTGCCATTCTTACCATTACCACCTTAGGAATTTTGGCTTCATTGATCCCTTCTGTCAACAAAATTGAAAAAACATTTGAGACAGGGATGTATTTTATTCTTGTCTTTAGTGTGGTGGTTGCTTCCATGGCTAATTTTAAAGATTTGACCCTTTCCAACTCATTATACCTGCTTTATTATGTCAGCTTTGCTATTTTTGGAACACTTACCGGTCATGTTATATTGGCCCGTATTTTCAAGGTAGATACGGATACAGTCATTATTACATCAACTGCCGTGATTAATTCTCCTCCTTTTGTACCATTGGTTGCTGCTTCCCTTAAAAACCGCGAAATTATCATATCCGGTTTAACGGTGGGCATCATTGGTTATGCTATCGGTAATTATATCGGTATATTGGTTGCTTACCTGTTAAGGTGATTTTTTTGTAAAAGAAGAAGAAAAAACCGAATAGAAAAAACAAAAGCCTCATAATCAAAAATATGAGGCTTTTGTTTTGATTTAGTCTGAAATAATTATTCTACTTTAAAATTGGAAATGATTTCTTTCACCTGATCGGCGTGCTGTGCCAGAACAATGGATTGTTCATTGATTTCGTCCGAACGTTGTGCGTTTGACTGTACAACCTCATTAAGCTGTTGCATGGCATTGTTGATCTGCTCGATACCGGTTACCTGTTCAAGGCTGGCAGAGGAAATTTCGCCGACTTTATTGGCGGTTTTCTCAATTTCAGGAACCAGGAAACCCAATCCTTTTTCTGCAGAAGTGGACATTTCCAGGGTTGATTTGGTTACTCCGTTGATTTCTGCAGCTGCAGTTTTACTTTTTTCGGCCAGTCTCCTGACTTCGCCGGCCACTACAGCAAATCCGCGGCCGTTTTCCCCTGCCCGGGCTGCTTCAACTGCAGCATTTAGGGCCAAAATATTTGTTTGAAAAGCTATTTCATCGATAAT
It includes:
- a CDS encoding SDR family oxidoreductase, coding for MSYNLLKGKKGIIFGALNSNSIAWKVAERAYDEGAEFVLSNAPSALRMGEIKELAEKCHAEVIGADATDVRDIEHLFKKTREIFGGKIDFILHSIGMSPNVRKGIPYEDINYPNFLKTLDISSLSFHKILQTAYQTDAIKEWGSIVALTYVAAQRTLTGYNDMADAKSLLESIARSFGYIYGRERHVRINTISQSPTHTTAGNGIKGFDALYDFSDRMSPLGNATADECADYCVTLFSDLTRKVTMQNLYHDGGFSNMGMSLKAITQYSKSFDSEQNL
- a CDS encoding DUF819 family protein, whose product is MSLFILVLFYLLSPIVILILCHRFPFVNKLGSIVIAYIIGLILGNIGILPEGSDQVQNILSILSIPLALPLLLFSLNIKGWFRIAAKALLSLVLSEVSLVIVLVLGFHFWGKHIDESWKVAGMLAGVYTGGTFNMAAIASALHVKSSAYIITNTCDIIMSSVYMLFLMTVAQRFFNLFLPKYVPYGCLFDEHINGNGNDPYAGIFTKRYFFPLLKALGIAVLIASIGFGLTFLVPHSYSTTVAILTITTLGILASLIPSVNKIEKTFETGMYFILVFSVVVASMANFKDLTLSNSLYLLYYVSFAIFGTLTGHVILARIFKVDTDTVIITSTAVINSPPFVPLVAASLKNREIIISGLTVGIIGYAIGNYIGILVAYLLR
- a CDS encoding methyl-accepting chemotaxis protein codes for the protein VAVSAETIAQSSQLFKDSANEMSEGSRQQASATEEISSSVEEMYANIQQNTDNAKETQVISEKSAKEVNRNKESFRIASESLKKIAEKVSIIDEIAFQTNILALNAAVEAARAGENGRGFAVVAGEVRRLAEKSKTAAAEINGVTKSTLEMSTSAEKGLGFLVPEIEKTANKVGEISSASLEQVTGIEQINNAMQQLNEVVQSNAQRSDEINEQSIVLAQHADQVKEIISNFKVE